The following proteins come from a genomic window of Streptomyces liliiviolaceus:
- a CDS encoding DUF5682 family protein gives MSEHAEGSEAGVRRPPGPLLLGVRHHGPGSARAVRAALDAARPRVVLLEGPPEADALIALAAEEDMRPPVALLAHVVDEPGRSAFWPLAEFSPEWVAIRWALEHEVPARFIDLPATHTLARDEKELALDEKEEGGEEEAGEDEGERDGAPSEPARAARIDPLAVLAETAGYDDPERWWEDVIEHRGARGEDAFAPFEALGEAMEALREVYGTGGNDRDLLREAYMRLQVRAAQREFEDDVAVVCGAWHVPALRQRTTVAADRALLKGLPKVKADMTWVPWTHRRLSRTSGYGAGIDSPGWYGHLFACADRPVERWMTKVARLLRDEDRPVSSAHVIEAVRLADTLAAMRGRPLPGLTETTDAVRAVMCEGSDVPLSLVHDRLVVGDVLGEVPEAAPAVPLQRDLARLQRRLRLKPEAQERELELDLRKETDGGRSRLLHRLRLLGVGWGEPVASRGSTGTFRETWRLRWEPELAVRVAEAGVWGTTVIAAATAKAETDAVGARSLADVTGLAERCLLAELPDALPVVMRVLADRAALDADVGHLAQALPALVRSLRYGDVRGTDTRALSEVAAGLAERVFVGLPPACVALDAEAAEEMRGHVDAVHGAVGLLAEGAEGAKVSEDGAGDPRAGIRGRWHSVLGTLSARDTVPGVVRGRAVRLLLDDGELGQEEAARLMGLVLSPGTAPGDAAAWIEGFVGGGSGGGMLLVHDERLLGLVDSWLTGVPGDAFTDVLPLLRRTFSEYEPGVRRTLGELVRRGPGPRGGVEDTVSGTPGFASGLDEDRAGAVLPVLRMLLGLDEAETGAEAGGDVGDPGDRSGPGNNDLVGAGR, from the coding sequence GTGAGCGAGCACGCCGAGGGGAGCGAGGCGGGGGTCCGCCGGCCGCCCGGGCCTCTGCTGCTCGGGGTGCGCCACCACGGGCCCGGTTCGGCGCGGGCCGTACGGGCGGCACTCGACGCGGCGCGTCCGCGCGTGGTGCTCCTCGAAGGGCCGCCGGAGGCCGACGCGTTGATCGCGCTCGCCGCCGAGGAGGACATGAGGCCGCCCGTCGCACTCCTCGCGCATGTCGTGGACGAGCCGGGACGGTCGGCGTTCTGGCCGCTCGCCGAGTTCTCACCGGAGTGGGTGGCCATCCGATGGGCCCTGGAGCACGAGGTGCCGGCCCGCTTCATCGACCTCCCGGCCACGCACACGCTCGCCCGGGACGAGAAGGAACTCGCCCTGGACGAAAAGGAAGAGGGGGGTGAGGAAGAGGCGGGGGAGGACGAGGGGGAGCGTGACGGGGCCCCTTCCGAACCCGCCCGGGCCGCGCGGATCGACCCGCTCGCCGTCCTCGCCGAGACCGCCGGCTACGACGACCCCGAGCGGTGGTGGGAGGACGTGATCGAGCACCGGGGAGCGCGCGGGGAGGACGCGTTCGCACCGTTCGAGGCGCTCGGCGAGGCCATGGAGGCGCTGCGGGAGGTCTACGGGACGGGGGGAAACGACCGGGACCTCCTGCGCGAGGCGTACATGCGGCTCCAGGTGCGGGCGGCCCAGCGGGAGTTCGAGGACGACGTGGCCGTGGTGTGCGGCGCCTGGCACGTGCCCGCGCTGCGGCAGCGGACCACCGTTGCCGCCGACCGGGCCCTGCTCAAGGGACTGCCCAAGGTGAAGGCCGACATGACCTGGGTCCCCTGGACCCACCGACGGCTCTCCCGCACGAGTGGGTACGGGGCGGGCATCGACTCACCCGGCTGGTACGGGCATCTGTTCGCCTGCGCCGACCGACCCGTAGAGCGCTGGATGACGAAGGTGGCCCGGCTGTTGCGCGACGAGGACCGGCCCGTGTCCTCCGCGCACGTCATCGAGGCGGTACGGCTCGCCGACACGCTCGCGGCGATGCGGGGCCGCCCCCTGCCGGGCCTCACGGAGACTACCGACGCCGTACGGGCCGTGATGTGCGAGGGCTCGGACGTCCCGCTCTCCCTGGTGCACGACCGGCTCGTCGTGGGCGACGTGCTGGGCGAGGTGCCCGAGGCGGCACCAGCCGTCCCGCTCCAGCGCGACCTCGCCCGGCTCCAGCGGCGGCTACGGCTCAAGCCGGAGGCACAGGAGAGAGAGCTGGAGCTCGATCTGCGCAAGGAGACCGACGGCGGACGCAGCAGGCTGCTGCACCGGCTGCGCCTCCTCGGCGTCGGGTGGGGAGAGCCGGTCGCCTCACGCGGCAGCACGGGTACGTTCCGGGAGACCTGGCGCCTGCGCTGGGAGCCGGAGCTGGCGGTGCGCGTCGCCGAGGCGGGGGTGTGGGGGACGACGGTGATCGCCGCCGCGACCGCCAAGGCCGAGACGGACGCGGTCGGCGCCCGGTCCCTGGCCGACGTCACGGGCCTCGCCGAGCGCTGCCTTCTCGCCGAACTCCCGGACGCCCTCCCCGTGGTGATGCGCGTCCTCGCCGACCGGGCCGCCCTGGACGCCGACGTCGGCCACCTCGCCCAGGCGCTGCCCGCCCTCGTCCGCTCCCTGCGCTACGGCGACGTACGGGGCACGGACACCCGGGCCCTCTCCGAGGTCGCCGCCGGGCTCGCGGAGCGGGTCTTCGTCGGGCTGCCCCCTGCCTGCGTCGCCCTCGACGCGGAGGCCGCCGAGGAGATGCGGGGCCACGTCGACGCGGTGCACGGCGCGGTGGGACTGCTGGCCGAGGGGGCGGAAGGGGCCAAGGTGTCCGAGGACGGCGCGGGCGATCCCCGGGCCGGCATACGGGGCCGGTGGCACTCCGTGCTGGGCACGCTCTCCGCGCGGGACACCGTTCCGGGCGTCGTCCGGGGGCGGGCCGTCCGGTTGCTGCTGGACGACGGGGAGCTGGGGCAGGAGGAGGCGGCCCGGCTCATGGGGCTGGTCCTGTCACCGGGGACCGCACCGGGCGACGCGGCGGCGTGGATCGAGGGGTTCGTCGGCGGGGGATCGGGGGGCGGCATGCTGCTCGTGCACGACGAACGGCTGCTCGGCCTGGTCGACTCCTGGCTGACCGGTGTGCCGGGGGACGCGTTCACCGACGTGCTCCCGCTGCTGCGGCGCACCTTCTCGGAGTACGAGCCCGGAGTGCGCCGCACCCTGGGCGAACTGGTCAGACGCGGGCCGGGGCCGCGCGGGGGCGTCGAGGACACCGTCTCCGGGACACCCGGCTTCGCATCCGGCCTGGACGAGGACCGGGCAGGCGCCGTACTGCCGGTGCTGCGCATGCTGCTGGGGCTGGACGAGGCCGAGACCGGCGCTGAGGCCGGCGGCGATGTCGGTGATCCCGGCGATCGCAGTGGTCCGGGGAACAACGACCTTGTGGGGGCGGGCCGATGA
- a CDS encoding ATP-binding protein: MSVSVDPNHHQSEGVPAAVPAPDKGEELRPHAEDAFATELAALAAQDDRPRPARWRMSPWAVATYLLGGTLPDGTVITPKYVGPRRIVEVAVTTLATDRALLLLGVPGTAKTWVSEHLAAAVSGDSTLLVQGTAGTPEEAIRYGWNYAQLLAHGPSRDALVPSPVMRAMAEGMTARVEELTRIPADVQDTLITILSEKNLPIPELGSEVQAVRGFNLIATANDRDRGVNDLSSALRRRFNTVVLPLPESADAEVDIVSRRVDQIGRSLDLPAVPDGIDEIRRVVTVFRELRDGVTTDGRTKLKSPSGTLSTAEAISVVTSGLALAAHFGDGVLRAGDVAAGILGAVVRDPAADRVIWQEYLEAVVRERDGWKDFYRACREVSA, translated from the coding sequence ATGTCCGTGTCCGTCGACCCGAACCACCACCAGTCCGAAGGCGTGCCCGCGGCCGTGCCCGCGCCGGACAAGGGCGAGGAGTTGCGGCCGCACGCCGAGGACGCGTTCGCCACCGAACTCGCCGCGCTGGCCGCGCAGGACGACCGCCCGCGGCCCGCCCGCTGGCGGATGTCACCGTGGGCCGTCGCGACCTACCTGCTGGGCGGCACGCTGCCGGACGGCACGGTGATCACGCCGAAGTACGTGGGACCGCGCCGCATCGTCGAAGTGGCCGTGACCACGCTCGCCACCGACCGGGCGCTGCTCCTGCTCGGCGTACCCGGCACGGCGAAGACGTGGGTGTCCGAGCATCTGGCCGCGGCGGTCAGCGGCGACTCCACCCTCCTCGTGCAGGGCACGGCCGGTACGCCGGAGGAGGCGATCCGGTACGGCTGGAACTACGCGCAGCTGCTCGCGCACGGACCGAGCCGGGACGCCCTGGTGCCCAGCCCGGTCATGCGGGCCATGGCCGAGGGGATGACGGCCCGGGTCGAGGAGCTGACCCGCATCCCCGCCGACGTGCAGGACACGCTCATCACGATCCTGTCCGAGAAGAACCTGCCCATCCCGGAGCTGGGCTCGGAGGTGCAGGCCGTCCGGGGCTTCAACCTCATCGCGACGGCCAACGACCGCGACCGCGGGGTGAACGACCTGTCGAGCGCTCTGCGCCGCCGCTTCAACACGGTGGTCCTGCCCCTGCCGGAGAGCGCCGACGCCGAGGTCGACATCGTCTCGCGCCGCGTCGACCAAATCGGCCGCTCCCTGGACCTGCCCGCCGTGCCCGACGGCATCGACGAGATCCGCCGCGTCGTCACCGTCTTCCGCGAGCTGCGCGACGGCGTCACGACCGACGGGCGTACGAAGCTCAAGTCGCCCAGCGGCACACTGTCCACCGCCGAGGCGATCTCCGTCGTCACCAGCGGCCTCGCCCTGGCGGCCCACTTCGGGGACGGCGTCCTGCGCGCCGGGGACGTGGCGGCGGGCATCCTCGGCGCCGTCGTCCGTGACCCGGCGGCCGACCGTGTCATCTGGCAGGAGTATCTGGAGGCGGTCGTGCGCGAGCGCGACGGCTGGAAGGACTTCTACCGGGCGTGCCGGGAGGTGAGCGCGTGA
- a CDS encoding SWIM zinc finger family protein, which translates to MTQQGVRWTADQVLALAPDTASRKAGSKLGVAGPWSEAGSSEEGTVWGLCKGSGSKPYRTVIDIADSTGPAYKCSCPSRKFPCKHALGLLLLWAGEDGAVPPGKAPDWADEWIEGRRKRADDKRAEGAAGSASAGDPEAARRRAERRAEWITAGASELEQRLTDLLRGGLASAEQRGYGLWEETAARMVDAQAPGLAARVRELGAIPSSGPGWPVRLLEECALLHLLDQGWLRRAALPDGLAATVRSRIGLPGSADGPPVRDRWLVLAQYDTADSRLTTRRIWLYGAESGRTALLLSYGAAGRAPELTLPVGLTLEAELSAYPGAGQLRATLGERFAAPAPTGFRPPGVDVARAVAQYGEALRDDPWLESRPVTLGRVIPTPDGDDWQLADADGEFALPLTPAARSRSGLWRLVALSGGAPVTVFGECGHRGFSPLTAWPEGPGEAVTLC; encoded by the coding sequence ATGACTCAGCAGGGGGTGCGCTGGACGGCGGATCAGGTGCTGGCACTGGCGCCTGACACCGCGTCACGCAAGGCGGGCAGCAAGCTCGGCGTGGCCGGGCCGTGGTCGGAGGCGGGCAGTTCCGAGGAGGGGACGGTATGGGGCCTGTGCAAGGGAAGCGGCAGCAAGCCGTACCGGACGGTGATCGACATCGCGGACTCCACCGGGCCCGCGTACAAGTGCAGTTGCCCGAGCCGCAAGTTCCCGTGCAAGCACGCGCTGGGGCTGCTGCTGCTCTGGGCCGGCGAGGACGGCGCGGTGCCGCCGGGGAAGGCGCCGGACTGGGCGGACGAGTGGATCGAGGGCCGGAGGAAGCGCGCGGACGACAAGCGGGCGGAGGGCGCGGCCGGTTCGGCGTCCGCGGGTGATCCGGAGGCGGCGCGGCGCAGGGCGGAGCGGCGGGCCGAGTGGATCACCGCGGGGGCGTCGGAGCTGGAGCAGCGGCTGACCGATCTGCTGCGGGGCGGTCTGGCCTCGGCGGAACAGCGGGGGTACGGGCTGTGGGAGGAGACGGCGGCCCGCATGGTCGACGCGCAGGCGCCCGGACTTGCCGCGCGGGTGCGGGAGTTGGGGGCGATACCGTCGTCGGGGCCCGGCTGGCCCGTGCGGCTGCTGGAGGAGTGCGCGCTGCTCCACCTCCTCGACCAGGGGTGGCTGCGCCGTGCCGCGCTGCCCGACGGGCTGGCCGCGACGGTCCGTTCCCGGATCGGGCTGCCCGGCTCGGCGGACGGCCCGCCGGTGCGCGACCGCTGGCTGGTCCTGGCCCAGTACGACACCGCGGACAGCCGCCTCACCACCCGCCGTATCTGGCTGTACGGGGCCGAGTCGGGGCGCACGGCTCTGCTCCTTTCCTACGGGGCCGCCGGGCGCGCACCGGAGCTGACGCTGCCCGTCGGGCTGACGCTGGAGGCGGAGCTGTCCGCGTATCCGGGTGCGGGGCAGTTGCGGGCGACGCTCGGCGAGCGGTTCGCCGCGCCGGCGCCCACGGGGTTCCGGCCGCCCGGGGTGGATGTGGCGCGGGCCGTCGCCCAGTACGGCGAGGCGCTCCGGGACGACCCGTGGCTCGAATCGCGGCCCGTGACGCTGGGCCGCGTCATACCGACCCCGGACGGCGACGACTGGCAGCTGGCGGACGCCGACGGGGAGTTCGCCCTGCCGCTCACTCCGGCCGCCCGGTCCCGCTCCGGGCTGTGGCGTCTGGTCGCCCTCTCCGGCGGCGCTCCGGTGACGGTCTTCGGAGAGTGCGGCCACCGCGGCTTCTCCCCCCTCACGGCCTGGCCCGAGGGCCCGGGCGAGGCGGTGACCCTGTGCTGA